Proteins from a single region of Hordeum vulgare subsp. vulgare chromosome 6H, MorexV3_pseudomolecules_assembly, whole genome shotgun sequence:
- the LOC123403705 gene encoding F-box protein At5g03100-like → MEMERRRTAGWEDRISELPDALRLQILSLLPLKCAIRTGALSSRWRDLWEQRWPVPSSLRLRVPPGPSGAQAQLAAVDRRGRRRVDVFSLAFHAGQLTQPDLKRCVDYAAACGVEDLQLRLDGAGGRGARGGQRRAGALSVHFPVGSPLLARLSVRGLHLTASANAMVATLEVIHLHSVSITDAALRRVVAACPCLRDLELRYCRHLRRIDFTTVGAANLRSLTVVDCSRTTELRVPAARRLRSFRFSGPFLCSNLFSGVGDCFQDLYLCSGGPEAGLPSTNLPSSVPYLAHITTLTICSIALQYVSASLATIVKETNLRRLKELQLLMFGMANSNLADIYSFLKTCSCPQLERFFVQLPTNTHDSFTRTYLEVPEEERPEEGLENLQLAKMTNFKGHHNEMRLLDFLLTRASCLQKLFLVAPKEDHPQGLRKVQPDVLPLSRKAEILQRASAGTQIVFSGPDSSQVQPLHSEVFIRF, encoded by the exons atggagaTGGAGCGGCGGCGCACGGCGGGGTGGGAGGACCGCATCTCGGAGCTCCCGGACGCGCTGCGGCTGCAGATTCTCAGCCTGCTGCCGCTCAAGTGCGCCATCCGCACCGGCGCGCTCTCCTCGCGGTGGCGGGACCTGTGGGAGCAGCGCTGGCCGGTGCCCTCCTCGCTCCGCCTCCGCGTCCCGCCGGGGCCCTCgggggcccaggcccagctcgcgGCCGTCGACCGGCGCGGGCGGCGCCGGGTCGACGTCTTCTCCCTCGCCTTCCACGCGGGCCAGCTCACGCAGCCCGACCTCAAGCGCTGCGTCGACTACGCCGCGGCCTGCGGCGTCGAGGACCTGCAGCTCCGCCTCGACGGCGCCGGCGGACGCGGCGCGCGCGGGGGCCAGCGCCGCGCCGGAGCCCTCTCCGTGCACTTCCCCGTCGGGAGCCCGCTCCTGGCACGCCTCTCGGTGCGTGGGCTCCACCTCACCGCCTCCGCCAACGCCATGGTCGCCACGCTCGAGGTCATCCACCTCCACTCCGTCTCCATCACCGACGCCGCGCTGCGCCGGGTCGTCGCTGCCTGCCCCTGCCTCCGCGACCTCGAGCTCCGCTACTGCCGCCACCTACGCCGCATCGACTTCACCACCGTCGGGGCCGCCAACCTCAGGAGCCTCACCGTCGTCGACTGCTCACGCACCACCGAGCTGCGGGTCCCCGCCGCACGCCGCCTCCGCTCCTTCCGGTTTAGCGGGCCCTTCCTCTGCAGCAACCTTTTCTCCGGCGTCGGAGACTGTTTCCAGGATCTCTATCTCTGCTCGGGCGGGCCAGAAGCCGGCTTGCCGTCCACCAATTTGCCCTCGTCGGTTCCTTACCTTGCCCATATCACCACCCTCACCATATGCAGCATTGCCCTCCAG TATGTGTCTGCGTCACTAGCCACCATCGTCAAGGAGACCAACCTCCGCAGATTGAAGGAGCTTCAGTTGCTCATGTTCGGGATGGCCAACTCCAACCTCGCAGACATTTATAGCTTCCTCAAGACCTGTTCCTGTCCTCAGTTGGAGAGGTTCTTCGTGCAG CTACCAACAAACACCCATGATTCGTTCACGAGGACTTACTTGGAGGTGCCAGAGGAAGAACGGCCTGAAGAGGGTTTAGAAAACCTTCAGCTGGCCAAGATGACAAACTTCAAGGGGCATCACAATGAGATGCGTCTGCTGGACTTTCTGCTGACGAGGGCCAGTTGCCTTCAGAAATTATTCCTGGTTGCTCCTAAAGAGGATCACCCACAAGGGCTCCGAAAGGTTCAGCCAGATGTGCTGCCCCTTTCTCGAAAGGCAGAAATTCTTCAAAGAGCTTCAGCAGGCACCCAGATAGTTTTCAGCGGGCCTGATAGTTCTCAGGTCCAGCCACTGCACTCGGAAGTCTTCATCAGATTTTAG